One genomic window of Armatimonadota bacterium includes the following:
- a CDS encoding bifunctional alpha,alpha-trehalose-phosphate synthase (UDP-forming)/trehalose-phosphatase translates to MPGSRNGPIRDLPPAGALPPAAIPRRRDAVAHVLRARLPGRQLVVVSNREPYVHRRTPRGLEVERPPGGLVEALDPVMQVLGGVWVAWGSGSGDREAVDVHDRVAVPPEAPRYLLRRVWLPERVVETSYYGYANQALWPLCHLAVTKARFLRRYWEGYVEANRLFAAAAAEEAEPRAFVWAQDYHLALFPALLRAQRPDLFLAHFWHIPWPAWDVFRAMPAAQRAPLLRGLLGNDLLGFHLERFRETFLECVERELPDADVDFANGVVDLEGHRTTVRVFPISIDVERFEELAASAAGRRWMARWRARPEVGDRAVVAAVDRLDYSKGIPERLRGVDRFLRRHPEWRERVVFVQKAAPTRTRIKAYQELQAEVERLVGEINARYGAPAWTPVLYLPEPMPRVAVAALYRLADVAVVSSLQDGMNLVAKEFIAAQVDERGVLILSELSGAAEEMAHALIINPYDEEGFAEALRRALEMPLEERRARLRPMRAYLRQHDVYWWMEEIVAAAARLIARRQETRHLLGDLARLRALFQRRRPALFLDYDGTLVPIAPRPADAVAGPEVRRVLQDLVAAGIEVAIVTGRAVAEIRRLLGVEGVLYFGNHGLEVEGPAQPPVAEAAERLRGQIRDLTAQLREALAEIPGVIVEEKGFGSSVHYRLVAPEQVDRVKQVVGALVARARPWVRLTRGKKVLELRLSLPWDKGRAVLWWLHHRYGPEWDRQVVPIYIGDDRTDEDAFGALLARGITVTVAPEAPTAAAYYLRDTDEVLAFLRDLPGLTAPESAVVAG, encoded by the coding sequence ATGCCCGGCTCCCGTAACGGCCCCATCCGGGACCTCCCGCCCGCCGGAGCGCTGCCGCCGGCCGCTATTCCGCGCCGGCGCGACGCGGTGGCCCACGTCCTCCGCGCGCGCCTGCCGGGGCGGCAGCTCGTCGTCGTCAGCAACCGCGAGCCCTACGTCCACCGGCGCACGCCGCGCGGGCTGGAGGTGGAGCGGCCGCCGGGCGGGCTGGTCGAGGCCCTCGACCCGGTGATGCAGGTCCTCGGGGGCGTGTGGGTGGCCTGGGGGAGCGGCAGCGGCGACCGGGAGGCGGTGGACGTCCACGACCGCGTGGCCGTTCCCCCGGAGGCGCCGCGCTACCTGCTGCGCCGGGTCTGGCTCCCCGAGCGCGTGGTGGAGACCTCCTATTACGGCTACGCCAACCAGGCGCTGTGGCCGCTGTGCCACCTGGCGGTGACGAAGGCGCGCTTCCTGCGCCGCTACTGGGAGGGCTACGTCGAGGCCAACCGCCTCTTCGCCGCCGCGGCGGCCGAGGAGGCGGAGCCGCGCGCCTTCGTCTGGGCGCAGGACTACCACCTGGCCCTCTTCCCCGCCCTCCTGCGCGCCCAGCGCCCCGACCTCTTCCTGGCGCACTTCTGGCACATCCCCTGGCCGGCCTGGGACGTCTTCCGCGCCATGCCGGCCGCGCAGCGGGCGCCGCTGCTGCGGGGCCTGCTGGGCAACGACCTGCTCGGCTTCCACCTGGAGCGCTTCCGCGAGACCTTCCTGGAGTGTGTGGAGCGGGAACTGCCCGACGCCGACGTGGACTTCGCCAACGGCGTCGTCGACCTGGAGGGGCACCGCACCACGGTGCGCGTCTTCCCCATCAGCATCGACGTGGAGCGCTTCGAGGAGCTGGCCGCCTCCGCCGCGGGGCGGCGCTGGATGGCGCGGTGGCGGGCCCGCCCCGAGGTGGGCGACCGCGCGGTGGTGGCGGCGGTGGACCGCCTCGACTACTCCAAGGGCATCCCCGAGCGCCTGCGCGGGGTGGACCGCTTCCTGCGCCGCCACCCCGAGTGGCGCGAGCGCGTGGTCTTCGTGCAGAAGGCGGCGCCCACCCGCACGCGCATCAAGGCCTACCAGGAGCTGCAGGCCGAGGTGGAGCGGCTGGTGGGGGAGATCAACGCCCGCTACGGAGCGCCGGCGTGGACGCCGGTCCTCTACCTCCCCGAGCCGATGCCGCGCGTGGCCGTGGCGGCGCTCTACCGCCTGGCCGACGTCGCCGTGGTCAGCTCCCTCCAGGACGGGATGAACCTGGTGGCCAAGGAGTTCATCGCCGCGCAGGTGGACGAGCGCGGCGTGCTCATCCTCAGCGAGCTCTCCGGGGCGGCCGAGGAGATGGCCCACGCCCTCATCATCAACCCCTACGACGAAGAGGGCTTCGCCGAGGCGCTGCGCCGGGCGCTGGAGATGCCGCTGGAGGAGCGGCGGGCCCGGCTGCGGCCGATGCGCGCCTACCTGCGCCAGCACGACGTCTACTGGTGGATGGAGGAGATCGTGGCCGCCGCGGCCCGGCTCATCGCCCGCCGCCAGGAGACCCGCCACCTGCTCGGGGACCTCGCCCGGCTGCGCGCGCTCTTCCAGCGGCGCCGCCCGGCGCTCTTCCTCGACTACGACGGGACCCTCGTCCCCATCGCCCCCCGGCCCGCCGACGCGGTGGCCGGCCCGGAGGTGCGGCGGGTCCTGCAGGACCTGGTGGCCGCCGGGATCGAGGTGGCCATCGTCACCGGCCGGGCCGTCGCGGAGATCCGCCGCCTGCTGGGGGTCGAGGGGGTGCTGTACTTCGGCAACCACGGCCTGGAGGTGGAGGGGCCGGCGCAGCCGCCGGTGGCCGAGGCGGCGGAGCGGCTGCGCGGGCAGATCCGCGACCTGACCGCCCAGCTCCGTGAGGCGCTGGCAGAGATCCCCGGGGTGATCGTCGAGGAGAAGGGTTTCGGCAGCAGCGTGCACTACCGGCTTGTGGCCCCCGAGCAGGTGGACCGGGTGAAGCAGGTGGTGGGGGCGCTGGTGGCCCGGGCGCGCCCGTGGGTGCGGCTGACCCGCGGGAAGAAGGTGCTGGAGCTGCGGCTGAGCCTGCCGTGGGACAAGGGGCGAGCGGTGCTCTGGTGGCTCCACCACCGCTACGGGCCGGAGTGGGACCGGCAGGTCGTCCCCATCTACATCGGGGACGACCGCACCGACGAGGACGCCTTCGGCGCGCTGCTGGCCCGCGGCATCACCGTGACGGTGGCGCCGGAGGCGCCCACGGCGGCGGCCTACTACCTGCGCGACACCGACGAGGTGCTGGCTTTCCTGCGCGACCTCCCGGGGCTCACCGCCCCGGAGTCGGCCGTGGTGGCCGGCTGA
- a CDS encoding YihY/virulence factor BrkB family protein, with the protein MRLSLHRPLALPRVRPAWLVWEAYQKFLRDDALPMAGAIAYSALFSVFPLLLGVIAVVSLFVDQAQVRQALMATLAGYLPPETAAFVDRNIAEVLRARGTFGVVAILGLFWSATSVAAMVRHTLNRIWGVQQPRPFLFRKLVELALVAAGGLFLMTSLIGSAALRVLSAYPGMSPAVSRFHGWGLSALLGLLAPVLLSTLALLVIYRYLPNVLIPWRNAVAGAVMGGVLFEVTKRAFFWYLESFARYEIVYGSLTGIIVFLVWLYVSAVILLFGAELAYQVGRPTPQEGPGD; encoded by the coding sequence GTGCGTCTCTCGCTGCACCGCCCCCTCGCCCTGCCGCGCGTCCGTCCCGCCTGGCTCGTCTGGGAGGCGTACCAGAAGTTCCTGCGCGACGACGCCCTGCCCATGGCCGGGGCCATCGCCTACTCGGCGCTCTTCTCCGTCTTCCCGCTGCTGCTGGGGGTCATCGCCGTCGTCAGCCTCTTCGTCGACCAGGCCCAGGTGCGGCAGGCCCTCATGGCCACCCTGGCCGGCTACCTGCCGCCGGAGACCGCCGCGTTCGTCGACCGCAACATCGCGGAGGTGCTGCGGGCGCGCGGGACCTTCGGGGTGGTGGCCATCCTGGGCCTGTTCTGGAGCGCGACGTCCGTGGCGGCGATGGTGCGCCACACCCTCAACCGCATCTGGGGGGTGCAGCAGCCCCGCCCCTTCCTCTTCCGGAAGCTCGTGGAGCTGGCGCTGGTGGCCGCCGGGGGCCTCTTCCTCATGACGTCGCTGATCGGCTCAGCCGCACTGCGCGTGCTGAGCGCCTACCCGGGAATGTCCCCGGCGGTGAGCCGGTTCCATGGGTGGGGGTTGTCCGCGCTCCTGGGTCTCCTGGCTCCGGTGCTGCTGAGCACCCTGGCCCTGCTGGTCATCTACCGTTACCTGCCCAACGTCCTCATCCCCTGGCGCAACGCCGTGGCGGGCGCGGTGATGGGCGGGGTCCTCTTCGAGGTGACCAAGCGGGCGTTCTTCTGGTACCTGGAGAGCTTCGCCCGCTACGAGATCGTCTACGGCTCGCTCACCGGCATCATCGTCTTCCTGGTCTGGCTGTACGTCTCGGCGGTCATCCTGCTCTTCGGGGCGGAGCTGGCCTACCAGGTGGGCCGGCCGACACCGCAGGAGGGACCGGGGGACTAG
- the aceB gene encoding malate synthase A, which yields MPPTLEVLTPPPPGTEEVLNAEARRFLAALHAEFDAVRRGLLRRRAERQAALLAGELPRFPPETREVRESAWRVAPAPPDLEHRWVEITGPVDRKMMINALNSGAQVFMADFEDALSPTWENIMAGQVNLQDAVRRRLTFTSPDGRVYRLQERTATLLVRPRGWHLEEKHVAVDGVPIAGALFDFGLYMVHNARELLERGTGPYFYLPKLEHHLEARLWNDVFQFAQDALGIPRGTIRATVLVEVVLAAFEMDEILYELRDHASGLNAGRWDYIFSIIKKFRHRPDVVLPDRAQVTMTVPFMRAYTELLVRTCHRRGAHAIGGMAAFIPSRRDPQVNEVALAQVRADKERESGDGFDGTWVAHPDLVPVAREVFERALGGRPHQKERLREDVQVGEADLLDIRVPGGEITERGVVNNVSVALQYLDSWLRGVGAAAIYNLMEDAATAEIARSQLWQWVRHEAVMADGRRLTPDAYRQVREAELARLQAQAPAGHRLAEAAEILDTLVLAPDFVEFLTLLAYARLP from the coding sequence ATGCCCCCCACCCTCGAGGTCCTGACCCCGCCCCCGCCCGGGACGGAGGAGGTGCTGAACGCGGAGGCGCGGCGCTTCCTGGCCGCCCTGCACGCGGAGTTCGATGCGGTGCGCCGCGGCCTGCTGCGCCGCCGGGCCGAGCGCCAGGCGGCCCTGCTGGCGGGCGAGCTCCCGCGCTTCCCCCCCGAGACCCGGGAGGTGCGCGAGTCGGCGTGGCGCGTGGCGCCGGCCCCGCCCGACCTGGAGCACCGCTGGGTGGAGATCACCGGACCGGTCGACCGCAAGATGATGATCAACGCGCTCAACTCGGGGGCGCAGGTCTTCATGGCCGATTTCGAGGACGCCCTCAGCCCCACCTGGGAGAACATCATGGCGGGCCAGGTGAACCTGCAGGACGCCGTGCGCCGCCGCCTCACCTTCACCAGCCCCGACGGCCGGGTCTACCGGCTGCAGGAGCGGACGGCCACGCTGCTGGTGCGCCCGCGCGGCTGGCACCTGGAGGAGAAGCACGTGGCCGTGGACGGCGTCCCCATCGCGGGTGCGCTCTTCGACTTCGGCCTCTACATGGTCCACAACGCCCGCGAGCTCCTGGAGCGCGGCACGGGGCCGTACTTCTACCTACCGAAGCTGGAACACCACCTGGAGGCGCGCCTGTGGAACGACGTCTTCCAGTTCGCCCAGGACGCCCTGGGCATCCCGCGCGGGACGATCCGGGCCACGGTGCTGGTGGAGGTGGTCCTGGCCGCCTTCGAGATGGACGAGATCCTCTACGAGCTGCGCGACCACGCCTCGGGGCTCAACGCCGGGCGCTGGGACTACATCTTCAGCATCATCAAGAAGTTCCGCCACCGGCCGGACGTCGTGCTCCCCGACCGCGCTCAGGTGACGATGACCGTCCCCTTCATGCGGGCGTACACGGAGCTCCTGGTGCGCACCTGCCACCGCCGCGGCGCCCACGCCATCGGCGGCATGGCCGCCTTCATCCCCTCGCGCCGCGACCCGCAGGTGAACGAGGTGGCGCTGGCCCAGGTGCGCGCCGACAAGGAGCGCGAGTCGGGGGACGGCTTCGACGGGACCTGGGTAGCCCACCCCGACCTGGTCCCCGTGGCCCGGGAAGTCTTCGAGCGCGCACTCGGGGGGCGGCCCCACCAGAAGGAGCGCCTGCGCGAGGACGTCCAGGTGGGCGAGGCCGACCTGCTCGACATCCGTGTCCCGGGCGGGGAGATCACCGAGCGCGGGGTGGTGAACAACGTCAGCGTGGCGCTCCAGTACCTGGACTCCTGGCTGCGCGGCGTGGGGGCGGCGGCGATCTACAATCTCATGGAGGACGCCGCCACCGCCGAGATCGCCCGCTCGCAGCTGTGGCAGTGGGTGCGCCACGAGGCGGTGATGGCGGACGGCCGTCGCCTGACGCCCGACGCGTACCGCCAGGTGCGGGAGGCCGAGCTGGCGCGCCTGCAGGCCCAGGCCCCCGCCGGGCACCGCCTGGCGGAGGCGGCGGAGATCCTCGACACGCTCGTGCTGGCACCGGACTTCGTGGAGTTCCTGACGCTGCTGGCCTATGCCCGGCTCCCGTAA
- a CDS encoding FAD-linked oxidase C-terminal domain-containing protein yields the protein MPHPAWLQELARRVPRERLLTHPAALAPYESDALTGFRARPAAVLLADTKAEVVEAVRLCHRHGVPFVARGSGTSLSGGSLPVPEGLVIALNRLNRILRIDPDERLAVVEPGVINLQVSHAAARFGLYYAPDPSSQPVCTIGGNVAFNSGGAHCLKYGMTANHVLGLEAVLADGEVVQLGGESLEAVGPDLVGLFVGSEGLFGIALEVTLRLLPRPEAYRTLLASYVSLAAAGEAVARIVAAGILPGAIEIMDRLAIEAAEAAVGAGYPTDAAAILIVEVEGEAPETDAEFARLHAVVQASGATEIRVARDAEERARIWKGRKETFSAVGRLSTDYITGDGVVPRTRLAEALAEIERLSARYGLRVANVFHAGDGNLHPLVLYDGRRPGELERAEALAGEILELCIRLGGSITGEHGVGMEKRDFLPRMFGPDDLALMRRLRRAMDPRELANRGKVLGEPVPALVG from the coding sequence ATGCCGCACCCGGCCTGGCTCCAGGAGCTGGCGCGGCGCGTCCCGCGGGAGCGCCTGCTCACCCACCCGGCGGCGCTCGCGCCCTACGAGTCGGACGCGCTGACGGGGTTCCGTGCCCGTCCTGCGGCCGTGCTGCTGGCCGACACGAAGGCGGAGGTGGTGGAGGCGGTGCGCCTCTGCCACCGCCACGGGGTCCCCTTCGTCGCCCGGGGCAGCGGCACCAGCCTCTCCGGGGGCAGCCTGCCCGTCCCGGAAGGCCTGGTCATCGCCCTCAACCGCCTGAACCGCATCCTGCGCATCGACCCGGACGAGCGGCTGGCCGTGGTAGAGCCGGGCGTCATCAACCTGCAGGTCTCGCACGCCGCCGCGCGCTTTGGCCTGTACTACGCTCCCGACCCCTCCAGCCAGCCCGTCTGCACCATCGGCGGCAACGTGGCCTTCAACTCCGGCGGGGCGCACTGCCTGAAGTACGGCATGACCGCCAACCACGTGCTGGGGTTGGAGGCGGTGCTGGCCGACGGCGAGGTGGTGCAGCTCGGCGGGGAGAGCCTGGAGGCGGTGGGCCCCGACCTGGTGGGCCTCTTCGTCGGCTCCGAGGGGCTCTTCGGCATCGCCCTGGAGGTGACGCTGCGGCTCCTGCCCCGTCCGGAGGCCTACCGCACCCTGCTGGCGAGCTACGTCTCGCTGGCCGCCGCCGGCGAGGCGGTGGCGCGCATCGTAGCTGCGGGGATCCTGCCGGGGGCGATCGAGATCATGGACCGCCTGGCCATCGAAGCGGCCGAGGCGGCGGTGGGGGCGGGCTACCCCACCGATGCGGCGGCCATCCTGATCGTCGAGGTGGAAGGCGAAGCCCCGGAGACCGACGCCGAGTTTGCCCGGCTGCACGCGGTGGTGCAGGCCTCGGGCGCCACGGAAATCCGCGTGGCCCGCGACGCCGAAGAGCGGGCACGCATCTGGAAGGGGCGCAAGGAGACCTTCTCGGCGGTGGGCCGCCTCAGCACCGACTACATCACCGGGGACGGGGTCGTCCCCCGCACCCGCCTGGCGGAGGCGCTGGCCGAGATCGAGCGCCTCAGCGCCCGCTACGGCCTGCGCGTGGCCAACGTCTTCCACGCCGGCGACGGCAACCTCCACCCGCTGGTGCTCTACGACGGCCGCCGTCCCGGGGAGCTGGAGCGGGCGGAGGCGCTGGCGGGGGAGATCCTGGAGCTGTGCATCCGCCTGGGCGGCTCCATCACCGGCGAGCACGGCGTGGGGATGGAGAAGCGCGACTTCCTCCCGCGCATGTTCGGCCCCGATGACCTGGCGCTGATGCGCCGCCTGCGCCGCGCCATGGACCCGCGCGAGCTGGCCAACCGGGGGAAGGTGCTCGGTGAACCGGTCCCCGCCCTGGTCGGCTGA
- a CDS encoding FAD-binding protein yields MNRSPPWSAEPAGVIHPAPLVVRSPEEAAEAVRAHARLLPRGGATKPPLCAPPAGAAALDLRGLRGVVEYDPAEYTLTALAGTPLAEVQALLGRAGQYLPFDPPFAPGGATLGGTVAAGLSGPGRHRYGGVRDFVIGVRFVDGTGALVRGGGRVVKNAAGFDLPKLMVGSLGRLGVLVEVSLKVFPRPEATATVRLDRPALPEALDALVRLGRAPFDLEAVDLEPPGRLWLRLGGNASALGARIDRLRAFLGGGEVVPREEERLWDEAREFTWAPPDAALVKVPLTPLRIPPLEAALERQAAHPAAGNHPTGAAGTSPAAAPTRRYSAGGQVAWVAWPQDLETLHDLLAGLGLRGLVIRAPRPPARLLLGAPLEQAFLRRVKAALDPHGRFPEVA; encoded by the coding sequence GTGAACCGGTCCCCGCCCTGGTCGGCTGAGCCCGCCGGGGTCATCCACCCGGCGCCTTTGGTGGTCCGCTCTCCCGAGGAGGCCGCCGAGGCCGTCCGTGCACACGCCCGCCTCCTGCCCCGCGGCGGCGCCACCAAGCCCCCGCTGTGTGCGCCACCCGCGGGCGCCGCCGCCCTCGACCTGCGCGGGCTGCGCGGCGTCGTCGAGTACGACCCCGCCGAGTACACCCTCACCGCGCTGGCCGGGACACCGCTCGCCGAGGTCCAGGCACTGCTCGGCCGCGCCGGGCAGTACCTCCCCTTCGACCCGCCCTTCGCGCCAGGCGGCGCGACCCTGGGCGGCACCGTCGCCGCCGGGCTGAGCGGCCCGGGCCGCCACCGCTACGGCGGGGTGCGCGACTTCGTCATCGGCGTGCGCTTCGTGGACGGCACGGGGGCGCTGGTGCGCGGCGGCGGCCGGGTGGTGAAGAACGCCGCGGGGTTCGACCTGCCCAAGCTCATGGTGGGGAGCCTGGGGCGGCTCGGCGTGCTGGTCGAGGTGAGCCTGAAGGTCTTCCCGCGTCCCGAGGCCACCGCCACGGTGCGGCTCGACCGTCCCGCGCTGCCGGAGGCGCTCGACGCCCTGGTGCGCCTGGGGCGGGCACCCTTCGATCTGGAGGCCGTGGACCTGGAGCCGCCCGGGCGCCTGTGGCTGCGGCTCGGCGGGAACGCCTCGGCGCTTGGCGCCAGGATCGACCGGCTGCGCGCCTTCCTGGGAGGCGGCGAGGTGGTCCCCCGGGAGGAGGAGCGCCTGTGGGACGAGGCGCGCGAGTTTACCTGGGCGCCGCCCGATGCGGCCCTGGTGAAGGTCCCGCTCACCCCGCTCCGCATCCCTCCGCTGGAGGCCGCGCTGGAGCGGCAGGCAGCCCATCCGGCCGCGGGCAACCACCCCACGGGCGCCGCAGGCACATCGCCGGCCGCTGCGCCCACGCGGCGCTACAGCGCCGGCGGCCAGGTGGCCTGGGTGGCCTGGCCCCAAGACCTCGAGACCCTGCACGACCTGCTCGCCGGGCTGGGCCTGCGCGGCCTCGTCATCCGCGCACCCCGGCCGCCGGCGCGCCTCCTGCTGGGCGCGCCGCTGGAGCAGGCCTTCCTGCGGCGGGTGAAGGCGGCCCTCGACCCCCACGGCCGCTTCCCCGAGGTGGCTTGA
- a CDS encoding metallopeptidase TldD-related protein, whose translation MTVDEATRYVLERARARGVAVEVLGTRARETSVRAFQGRVEQLTEAVRGGLGLRVVVDGRVGYAYSEELTPAALEWALAEALENAALQPPGQGFLPVGGAVGEHDLVGDRLQAPLAAKIGAALGFEGTLREDARVKQVVLAGYVEREQEVRLASTAGRSGAYRRGLVGTVGSVVMQQGSSLKQAWEARFVTDVAALDPGRTALDLTERTARLLGARPLRTGRYPAYLEPRPLAALLAAFWPMWSGKMVQEGKSRLRGRLGERVASPLVTLVDDPTLPDGLATRPFDAEGTPARPLTLVEDGVLQAFLTNSETARALGLPNTGHAARSYRGVLGVAPSNLYLAPRGPLPLAQGVLVAEVMGVHAGTNPVTGEFSVQALGLWVEDGAVAYPLENFTVAGDFLDLLAHVVGVGDGLRWELEGPSAFGAPGLVAVESLSFAGES comes from the coding sequence ATGACCGTCGACGAGGCGACGCGCTACGTGCTGGAGCGGGCCCGCGCCCGGGGGGTGGCCGTGGAGGTCCTGGGCACCCGCGCGCGCGAGACCTCGGTGCGCGCCTTCCAGGGGCGTGTGGAGCAGCTCACCGAGGCGGTCCGCGGGGGGCTCGGCCTGCGCGTCGTGGTGGACGGGCGCGTCGGTTACGCCTACAGCGAGGAGCTCACTCCGGCGGCGCTGGAGTGGGCGCTGGCCGAGGCGCTGGAGAACGCCGCCCTCCAGCCGCCCGGCCAGGGCTTCCTCCCGGTGGGCGGGGCGGTGGGGGAGCACGACCTGGTCGGGGACCGCCTGCAGGCGCCGCTGGCGGCCAAGATCGGCGCGGCGCTGGGGTTCGAGGGGACGCTGCGCGAGGACGCGCGGGTGAAGCAGGTGGTGCTGGCCGGCTACGTGGAGCGTGAGCAGGAGGTGCGATTGGCCAGCACGGCGGGGAGGAGCGGGGCCTACCGGCGCGGGCTGGTGGGGACCGTCGGCTCCGTGGTGATGCAGCAGGGGAGCAGCCTGAAGCAGGCCTGGGAGGCGCGGTTCGTCACCGACGTGGCCGCGCTCGACCCCGGGCGCACGGCCCTCGACCTGACGGAGCGCACGGCGCGGCTGCTCGGCGCGCGCCCGCTGCGCACGGGGCGCTACCCGGCCTACCTCGAGCCACGACCCCTCGCAGCGCTGCTGGCGGCGTTCTGGCCGATGTGGAGCGGCAAGATGGTGCAGGAGGGGAAGAGCCGCCTGCGCGGCCGGCTGGGCGAGCGCGTCGCCTCGCCGCTGGTGACGCTGGTGGACGACCCCACGCTGCCCGACGGCCTGGCCACGCGCCCCTTCGACGCCGAAGGCACGCCGGCCCGTCCCCTCACCCTGGTCGAGGACGGCGTCCTGCAGGCCTTCCTGACCAACAGCGAGACGGCGCGGGCGCTCGGCCTGCCCAACACCGGCCACGCCGCGCGGAGCTACCGCGGCGTGCTGGGGGTGGCGCCCTCCAACCTCTACCTGGCGCCGCGCGGGCCGCTGCCGCTCGCGCAGGGGGTGCTGGTGGCCGAGGTCATGGGCGTGCACGCGGGGACGAACCCGGTCACCGGCGAGTTCTCGGTGCAGGCGCTGGGGCTGTGGGTGGAGGACGGCGCCGTGGCCTACCCGCTGGAGAACTTCACGGTGGCGGGGGACTTCCTCGACCTGCTGGCCCACGTCGTGGGCGTCGGCGACGGGCTGCGGTGGGAGCTGGAGGGGCCCTCGGCCTTCGGCGCCCCGGGCCTGGTGGCCGTGGAGTCCCTCTCCTTCGCGGGGGAGTCCTAG
- a CDS encoding TldD/PmbA family protein has product MLDETLVREVLARARRGGSDFAEVYAERWRRRTLRVLNGEVKEAASGLEYGAGLRLFHGTEVTYGYTNDLTPQGLLALAASLTALRGQAGRVDERGGGGLDFRRARARGLHTPRVPFDAHPRRYRLERLLEADGAARVAPEVRQVESVLEEWEQEVLVANTEGAWVEDRRVRTRLRVTAIAEDAGVVQTGVAWQGLSVGLELLETHPPAVLGRRAGEQAMTNLRARPAPAGTMPVVLGPGFGGVIFHEAVGHLLETTAVAKRASVLADRLGEPVASPVVTYVDDGTVPHAWGSSEFDDEGAPTERTVLIERGILRSYLVDRWGALRTGYRPTGSGRRQDYTFAPTSRMRNTFIAPGTTPLRDLFAQVDDGLYAVGFRGGQVRPGSGEYNFGVQEAYRIRRGEVAEPVRGAMLVGKGPETIMRVVAVSDDLALGAGMCGSLSGSIPTEVGQPHVLVSAIVVGGEA; this is encoded by the coding sequence GTGCTGGACGAGACGCTCGTCCGCGAGGTGCTGGCACGGGCGCGGCGCGGCGGCAGCGACTTCGCCGAGGTGTACGCCGAGCGCTGGCGCCGGCGCACGCTGCGGGTGCTGAACGGCGAGGTGAAGGAGGCCGCCAGCGGCCTGGAGTACGGGGCGGGGCTCCGCCTCTTCCACGGCACAGAGGTCACCTACGGCTACACCAACGACCTGACCCCCCAGGGGCTGCTGGCGCTGGCGGCCTCCCTCACCGCGCTGCGGGGCCAGGCCGGGCGGGTGGACGAGCGTGGCGGCGGCGGGCTCGATTTCCGCCGCGCCCGCGCCCGGGGCCTGCACACCCCGCGGGTGCCTTTCGACGCCCATCCCCGCCGCTACCGCCTGGAGCGGCTGCTGGAAGCGGACGGCGCCGCCCGCGTGGCCCCCGAGGTGCGGCAGGTGGAGAGCGTCCTGGAGGAGTGGGAGCAGGAGGTGCTGGTGGCCAACACCGAGGGGGCCTGGGTGGAGGACCGCCGCGTGCGCACGCGTCTGCGCGTGACGGCCATCGCCGAGGACGCCGGGGTGGTGCAGACCGGCGTGGCCTGGCAGGGGCTCAGCGTGGGGCTGGAGCTGCTGGAGACCCACCCCCCGGCGGTGCTGGGGCGTCGCGCCGGCGAGCAGGCCATGACCAACCTGCGCGCCCGTCCCGCGCCCGCCGGCACGATGCCGGTGGTGCTGGGGCCGGGCTTCGGCGGGGTGATCTTCCACGAGGCGGTGGGCCACCTGCTGGAGACCACCGCGGTAGCGAAGCGGGCCTCGGTCCTGGCCGACCGCCTGGGGGAGCCGGTGGCCAGCCCCGTGGTCACCTACGTCGACGACGGCACCGTCCCGCACGCCTGGGGGAGCAGCGAGTTCGACGACGAGGGCGCCCCCACCGAGCGCACCGTGCTCATCGAGCGCGGCATCCTGCGCAGCTACCTGGTGGACCGCTGGGGCGCGCTGCGCACCGGCTACCGCCCTACCGGCTCCGGACGGCGGCAGGACTACACCTTCGCCCCCACCTCGCGCATGCGCAACACCTTCATCGCCCCCGGCACGACGCCGCTGCGGGACCTCTTCGCCCAGGTGGACGACGGCCTCTACGCCGTGGGCTTCCGCGGCGGCCAGGTGCGGCCCGGGTCGGGCGAGTACAACTTCGGGGTCCAGGAGGCCTACCGCATCCGGCGGGGCGAGGTCGCCGAGCCGGTGCGCGGCGCCATGCTGGTGGGCAAGGGGCCGGAGACGATCATGCGCGTGGTGGCGGTCTCGGACGACCTGGCCCTGGGTGCGGGGATGTGCGGCTCGCTCTCCGGCTCCATCCCCACCGAGGTGGGACAGCCGCACGTCCTGGTCTCGGCGATCGTCGTGGGCGGCGAGGCATGA